The genomic stretch GAACTTGGCCAGGGGCTCCCAGTCCACCTCCTCCTCTGCCGAGGGGCAGCAAGGCCTCTTCGGTTCCCTCGGGCCATCTTCCTCACCTCCCTCCTGCGGGCCCTCCCCAGGGGCCAGGTACGCTCTCCTTGTCCCTGCCCATTCTGGGTCCCCCTCAAGTGCTGTCCCCACGGGGGTGCTGCACGTGACCCCATTCCCCAGCCCGAGACACCTCCCTCCGGTGCCCCCACACTCCACCCCCTGTCCTCCTTGGCTCTTGGGGCCTGCAGGTGGGGCTCCCTCTCCATTCTCCAGGCCTGCCATCCTTGTGTCCCCCAGCTGGACCAGCACTACATCCTCCAGGTCCCGTCTTCTTTTGACCCCCAACAGcactcctctctcttctcccatctctggccctctctgcctctcatctcCCCACTGGGGCTCCCTTTGGTCTCCATTCTCAGGGACCAGCTCCAAATGGCGCCCCCTCCAGTTCCTGACCTCCAGCCCCCTTCCCTTCTCGGCTTCCAACTGGGGCCCGTTCCACTCTCTGGCTTTCAGTCCACGCGCCTTCTCATCATGCAGCTGGGCCCCCTTCCAGGTGCTCCCCTCAAGACTCCGGGCCCTCTCGGAGTCAAGCTGGGTCCCCCTCCAGTCCGTGGTCTCCAGCACCCTGATCCTTTGCTCTTCTAGCTGGGCGGTCCTCCAGGCATACCCTTCCAATCCTCTCAGCCCGTAGTCCTCCAACCGGGCGCCTCTCCGCACATAGCCTTCGGGTCCCCAatccttctcatccttcagcGGGGCGCCCCTCCAATCTCTGATCTCTGGCCCTCTCCACTGCTCGTTCTCCAACGGGGACTCTCTCCAGACACTCCCTTCTAGCCCTCTCACTTTCtggttctccacctggacctctctccAATCTTGGATCTGCAACCCTCTCCCCATCTCACTCTCTAACTGCGCCCCTCCCCGGTCTCTGGCCTCCAAACCTCGGGGCCACTCCTTCTCCAACTGGGCGCCTCTCCATATACTTCCTTCTTTGGGGGCTCCTCCCCAGTCCCCGctctgcaggcccctccccctctccttctccacGTGGGCTCCCCTCCCCGGCTCGCCCTCCGACCACGGCCCCCCACTGTCCGCGCCCTCGGGCGCCGCCTCCTCTGCCGCATCGGCCCACTGCATGGCCACCAGATCGCGGAGGCACTGCGCCACGCTGCGCGAGGGGCTCAGGCGGCGCAGCAGGCGCCGGCGGTGGCCGCGCACCAGGGCGCACGCGTCCAGGTCCCGGGCCGCCTCGAAGGCTCGGAAGCGCACCCACATGTCGCGGCGCGGGGCCCAGTTGCGCTCAAAGTAGTCGACGAAGGCGGCCGGGCCGTGCGCGCGCAGCTCGGCCAGCGCATCGGAGTAGGCGGCGGGCGACGACGCGCCTGCGAGGCGGCACAGGCGCGGCCACAGGCCCGGGTCCTCGCGGCCGGCGCCGCCCAGCTCCTGCGCTTTGCTGAAGAGCGTCTCGAGGCCCTGCGCTCGGCAGATCTGCACGCGCGCGCCCGGCAGCAGCTGGCGCACGGCGGGCAGCTGCGCCGCCACCTCGGGCCCGGCGGTCAGGCAGCGCACGCGGCCCTTGACGTCGGGCGCACTCTGCAGCAGCGAGGCCAGGGCGAAGCGCAGCAGGCTCGGCGTGCCCGGGCGCGCCACGCAGCAGGCGGCCTGGCGCGCGCGGCCCGCTCCGTCCACGCACAGCACCGCCAGCAGGTCCAGCGCGCCCTGCAGCCCGGGCAGCCGGTCCACCAGGAGCATGCGCGGGAAGCGCCGCAGCAGCGCCCGCGTGCGCGACGTCAGGAAGAACACCGTCTCCACCACCGCCTGGTCCTCCACGAACACCAGCTTCACctgcgggcgggggagggggaggcagggaaacAGGTCGGGGGACGCCGGCGGCTCCGGGATCTCGGgtcccccgcaccccccaccgGGGGCAATGGGAATCCATTCATTCCTGCGAGCGGCCATTTATTCTTCCGACCGGCAGGAGGCAGTGCCGAGGGGGTGTGTGTGAAATGGTTAAAGACGCGACCTCTGGAGGCCGACCGCCGGGGTCTGAGAGCCTGCACCGCCGCCTAGTAGCTGTGCGGTTTCTGCACCCGAgacagcctctctgagcctcagggtaCCTGCCGGGACCTGGGTTAGGTTAGGTTCCTCCTGCGCCCAGAGGCAGTCTACAGCCAGTCTTAGAAGTGTAGGCCTTGGAGCAGCAGCGTCACCTGCTGGGATCTTGACAGAAATGCATATTCTTAGGCCCCCCTGCCAAGTCCGAAGCTCTGAGGGCCCCACAGTGGGCGCTTTGACAAGCCCTCCAGGGGATTCCCACGCATGCTCAGTTTGAGAGCCCCGTCTAGCACTAAATCCATAGACTTAGAAACCCGGTCGTCTAGGTTTGAGTCCCGGCCCCACGACTTCTGAACCTGGTGACTtaacctgagcctcagtttcGTCCTTACTCTCCTTGTTCCCCTAACTTCTCCTTCTGGGAACTGGAAATTTGTTCCTTCCTGCTTGGAGGGTCAGGTCCACATTAGGGCCtcgagccagactgcctgggctgAGACcctggagcccccacccccacccctgcttcctgGCGGTGTGGCTTCCCAAGACTTCCCTGACCTCcatctcatttgcaaaatgaagagaGTATctctgtgaggatgaaatgaattaAAGCATTGTTGAATACTGCTCTGgcacaaaaatacattaatattctACAATATTCGTTCAACCAAAAGTAAGTGCTCTCAAAGTGTTCATAATTACAGCAATTATCACCCCTGCTCAGAGATCATGTCCTCATAAAGGTCTGCTCTGACCATCCCTTCCAAGCAAATAACCCCAGCTCCCTCTAGCCGTGATTGGCCATAGCATTCAACCACCCCGAAGCATGTCACATCTTTACTTGCTGGTTTGCTTACTGCCTGTCCTAGCAGGGAAGCGTCACAAGGTTAGGGATGTTGTGTTTTGCTTTCCTAATGTTTTGAATGGCGCCCACAGCAACAGCTCGATACATTCCGAATGAAGGCATGCGTAAGTGTGCAGCAATATCCTCTGGCCACGTCTCTAGAGTTCAGGGAAGAGTCTGGTTTTAAATCCTCGCTTTGTCTCTTACTAGCTGTGGGACCCTGCGCTGAGTCTCACTTTGCTTGGCTGCAAAATTGAGGTAGTGTCTATTGAATAAGGTCATGGAGAGGCTAAAATGAGATCAGTTGTGTCCAAAGCTTGAGGCAGTATCTAATCCCACTATTATTTCTGTCTGACTTGTCTTTCAGCAGCACTGAGGACTGGGACCCTGACCCTTTTCTGGAACACAGATCACTCTTGGCTCCTATCATCCTCAAAACTCCTGGCTGTCCTCCTTCCTCGCAGGCATCTCCTGTGTGGTCTCCTTTGCTTGTCTCAGCCTTCCTCCACCCCTGCTCCACTTCTAAATGTTGCTGAGCTGCAGAGCACCCCCTggctcctcttctcctccttcctgtctctAGACTCTGCCAAGGTGATCTCATCTGGTCACATGGCCTTCCTCATCTCTCAGCTGGTAACTCCTAGTTCTGTATCTCCAGGCTCTAGGTCCATCTATTAACTGCCTCTGCAGGAACATGGCCCATTGGACATCTCCAGTGTCCCTGGAGATTGGCAGCCCAAAGCCGCATTTGATTCTCACTGCCCCCCCAACCAGCCccatctctgtttcatttttaaaacttctgatCAGCTCACTCCCTCCCCTGCTCGAAAACCTTTCCTTTCCCGGGACTTCACATCCCACTTCAAGTACCACCCAGAGTTCACACCATGCTGTGGGCTGGGTGATCAGGTCCTTGGACCTCatctgtccctctctttctccttggcCTCAGCCACTCTGGCATCATCATGCACGAAAGCCActgaatgggatgcctgggtggctcagtggttgagcgtctgcctttgggtcaggtcgtgacggggtggggatcaagtcccgcactgggctccccatggggagcctgcttctccctctgcctatgtttctgcctctctctgtgtgtctttcatgaataaataaataaaacctttttaaaaagccactgaaTGGGGCAGGCAGGCAGTAATCGGACTCCTTCTGCTGGTCCCTGTCAGTGCTGACCCACAGCTGCAGAACCAGGATCTGAATCAAGAAAGCACGGATCTCACCACAAACTGCACTGCTATTGTCCAACCTCCTCCTATCAGATGGTTAAAAAACACtgcatcagggcacctgggtggctcagtcagttaaccgtccgactcttgattttggctcagctcatgatctcagggtcatgagatcaagtcccgtatGGGTCTCTCCACTTAGGGAGtttgctggagattttctctctctccctttgccccttccctcacTTGAGCTGTTTCGAGCactctttctctataaaatgaataaataaatctttaaaaaataaaaaaaaaagcactgcgTCATTCTCAGctttcaaggagaaagaaaaaactctgattaaaaagaagggggggggaatccctgggtggcgcagcggtttagcgcctgcctttggcccagggcgcgatcctggagacccgggatcgaattccacgtcgggctcccggtgcacagagcctgcttctccctctgcctgtgtctctgcctctctctctctctcactgtgtgcctatcataaaaaaaaaaaaaaaagaggtctagTAGAGTCCATAAAGAACAAGGAGATTGCTTTCCCAACCCAGAAATCCTATATTCAGCATCTTAACTAGTATTAGAATTCACCAAATTTTATGAAAAAGCCTGGAAAACTTTCTGCTGGATTAGTTATTACCccactatgatttttttcaaccatcATGAATTTGTACATTTATAATTACTTTATGATTGATTTATCTCTGCAAATGTTTCAATCCAGAAGGGCTCTAAGCCCATAGCcttagccacatgtagctatttacatttaaattaatactTGACAACCTATAAAAATTCGGTTCATCGGTCCCATGAGTCCTAGGCTAGTGGTTGCTCTCCTGAATGCTGCAGATACAGGACATTTGCACCATCACAGAAGGGTCTGTCAGCGTGAGTGTAGAAATTAGTGCAAAGGTAAAAGTTGTCATAACAGTTGTTAAAAAGGAGTGACATGTTCCTATAGTCTTGAGATCATGTCTGTTTCTTCTGGGGAGTCaggagtaagaaaagaaaatacagcaaaatgtATTTGCCTTGAGATTTTTCCAGAGAAGGCAAGCAAGCACTTGATGAGTTAGAAGCTGGCTTCCATTCTTCAAGGGATTTTTGATTTCTGAtcccaggttttctttctttttttttttttgtaaattttttatttatttatgacagtcacacagagagagaggcagagacacaggcagagggagagggagaagcaggctccgtgtaccaggagcccaacgtgggattcgatcccgggtctccaggatcgtgccctgggccaaaggcaggcgccaaaccactgcgccactcagggatccctcaggtTTTCTTTCTAAAGAGGCTATGGAAGCTTTTCCTGCACAGACtgtgggattcaaatccaggtgcttcctcttaccagctgtgtgagtTTACACACTGGTTGTGTGCATTGGGAAAGTGTCTGAACTTCTCTGTGCATCAGCCTTTCACATCTGCAAAGGTGGAGTTCACCATCTCCCTGACCTTACAAAATcactatgaggattaaatgggctGACTCGCACAAAGCCCTCAGAGTGGTACGAGGTCAGGATTTATTGTCAGCCGTTATTATCATTACCTGAGTGTGGAGGGCATGCTAAGGGGGCTAAGGTTGGGGTGAGGCCCTCCAAGTGAGTGACAGCCATTGCCGAGAGGGCACCATCATTTTCCTTAAACTAAAGATATTCCAGGTGTGTAGAGAAGAATGAATTCCACCCACCTGGGGGTCCAAACTGCATATTCCAAAGGAAGTTCTGGCTCTTGCCCAGATGCTGGGACATAGGAATGTCCTGCTTGATAAGAGTGTCTGGGGGCCTTGGGCCACTCGAGACAGTCTATGCTAACAAGGTGATCTATGGTGGGGGTCACACAGTATCAGCTTGACCTCCAGAGGGGCTGGAGACTTAGGTCAGCCACTCAGGCAGTCAGACGTGTCCATGTGACCAAACCCCAGTGAAATTGCTGCACACCAAGGCTCAGATGAGCTTGCTTGGTTGGCAAGACTCTGTGCCTGTTAACACATCGTTGCTGGCAGAACTTAAACTGTGTCTGCACAACTCC from Canis aureus isolate CA01 chromosome 1, VMU_Caureus_v.1.0, whole genome shotgun sequence encodes the following:
- the ZSWIM9 gene encoding uncharacterized protein ZSWIM9 isoform X2, translating into MESPPSTAGQEEQELRERAFFSWAEFSRFFDAWCQQRLALFFVKSSMHLARCRWASAPPLYTLIDVLKYSYVRLVCKDVRAPSRPTVGPPQPGCPAFIIVKLSPLRDRLVVTECQLTHSHPACPLEFAYYFRPGHLLANACLPVRTTNKISKQFVAPADVHRLLSYCKGRDHGVLDALHVLEGLFRTDPEAKVKLVFVEDQAVVETVFFLTSRTRALLRRFPRMLLVDRLPGLQGALDLLAVLCVDGAGRARQAACCVARPGTPSLLRFALASLLQSAPDVKGRVRCLTAGPEVAAQLPAVRQLLPGARVQICRAQGLETLFSKAQELGGAGREDPGLWPRLCRLAGASSPAAYSDALAELRAHGPAAFVDYFERNWAPRRDMWVRFRAFEAARDLDACALVRGHRRRLLRRLSPSRSVAQCLRDLVAMQWADAAEEAAPEGADSGGPWSEGEPGRGAHVEKERGRGLQSGDWGGAPKEGSIWRGAQLEKEWPRGLEARDRGGAQLESEMGRGLQIQDWREVQVENQKVRGLEGSVWRESPLENEQWRGPEIRDWRGAPLKDEKDWGPEGYVRRGARLEDYGLRGLEGYAWRTAQLEEQRIRVLETTDWRGTQLDSERARSLEGSTWKGAQLHDEKARGLKAREWNGPQLEAEKGRGLEVRNWRGRHLELVPENGDQREPQWGDERQRGPEMGEERGVLLGVKRRRDLEDVVLVQLGDTRMAGLENGEGAPPAGPKSQGGQGVECGGTGGRCLGLGNGVTCSTPVGTALEGDPEWAGTRRAYLAPGEGPQEGGEEDGPREPKRPCCPSAEEEVDWEPLAKFRAACGPELAELVAEELAFARRHGTRGFHWTGAGFALKDGTSDFFLDRALTRCSCSIHAARRLPCRHLFAARLLTGAALFHMDLLRDCWGRAPEP
- the ZSWIM9 gene encoding uncharacterized protein ZSWIM9 isoform X1 is translated as MQGGGRHRRPRMESPPSTAGQEEQELRERAFFSWAEFSRFFDAWCQQRLALFFVKSSMHLARCRWASAPPLYTLIDVLKYSYVRLVCKDVRAPSRPTVGPPQPGCPAFIIVKLSPLRDRLVVTECQLTHSHPACPLEFAYYFRPGHLLANACLPVRTTNKISKQFVAPADVHRLLSYCKGRDHGVLDALHVLEGLFRTDPEAKVKLVFVEDQAVVETVFFLTSRTRALLRRFPRMLLVDRLPGLQGALDLLAVLCVDGAGRARQAACCVARPGTPSLLRFALASLLQSAPDVKGRVRCLTAGPEVAAQLPAVRQLLPGARVQICRAQGLETLFSKAQELGGAGREDPGLWPRLCRLAGASSPAAYSDALAELRAHGPAAFVDYFERNWAPRRDMWVRFRAFEAARDLDACALVRGHRRRLLRRLSPSRSVAQCLRDLVAMQWADAAEEAAPEGADSGGPWSEGEPGRGAHVEKERGRGLQSGDWGGAPKEGSIWRGAQLEKEWPRGLEARDRGGAQLESEMGRGLQIQDWREVQVENQKVRGLEGSVWRESPLENEQWRGPEIRDWRGAPLKDEKDWGPEGYVRRGARLEDYGLRGLEGYAWRTAQLEEQRIRVLETTDWRGTQLDSERARSLEGSTWKGAQLHDEKARGLKAREWNGPQLEAEKGRGLEVRNWRGRHLELVPENGDQREPQWGDERQRGPEMGEERGVLLGVKRRRDLEDVVLVQLGDTRMAGLENGEGAPPAGPKSQGGQGVECGGTGGRCLGLGNGVTCSTPVGTALEGDPEWAGTRRAYLAPGEGPQEGGEEDGPREPKRPCCPSAEEEVDWEPLAKFRAACGPELAELVAEELAFARRHGTRGFHWTGAGFALKDGTSDFFLDRALTRCSCSIHAARRLPCRHLFAARLLTGAALFHMDLLRDCWGRAPEP
- the ZSWIM9 gene encoding uncharacterized protein ZSWIM9 isoform X3; translation: MGGVQPLLRCVVPAEAGALLRQELHAPGALPLGQRAPALHAHRRAQVQLRAARVQGRARAQPAHRGVKLVFVEDQAVVETVFFLTSRTRALLRRFPRMLLVDRLPGLQGALDLLAVLCVDGAGRARQAACCVARPGTPSLLRFALASLLQSAPDVKGRVRCLTAGPEVAAQLPAVRQLLPGARVQICRAQGLETLFSKAQELGGAGREDPGLWPRLCRLAGASSPAAYSDALAELRAHGPAAFVDYFERNWAPRRDMWVRFRAFEAARDLDACALVRGHRRRLLRRLSPSRSVAQCLRDLVAMQWADAAEEAAPEGADSGGPWSEGEPGRGAHVEKERGRGLQSGDWGGAPKEGSIWRGAQLEKEWPRGLEARDRGGAQLESEMGRGLQIQDWREVQVENQKVRGLEGSVWRESPLENEQWRGPEIRDWRGAPLKDEKDWGPEGYVRRGARLEDYGLRGLEGYAWRTAQLEEQRIRVLETTDWRGTQLDSERARSLEGSTWKGAQLHDEKARGLKAREWNGPQLEAEKGRGLEVRNWRGRHLELVPENGDQREPQWGDERQRGPEMGEERGVLLGVKRRRDLEDVVLVQLGDTRMAGLENGEGAPPAGPKSQGGQGVECGGTGGRCLGLGNGVTCSTPVGTALEGDPEWAGTRRAYLAPGEGPQEGGEEDGPREPKRPCCPSAEEEVDWEPLAKFRAACGPELAELVAEELAFARRHGTRGFHWTGAGFALKDGTSDFFLDRALTRCSCSIHAARRLPCRHLFAARLLTGAALFHMDLLRDCWGRAPEP